Within the Pseudomonas fulva genome, the region ACGACGTCCGCGAATCGCTGTCGGAAATCGGTGTGCAAGGCATCACCGTCACCGAAGTGAAAGGCTTCGGCCGCCAGAAGGGCCATACCGAGCTGTACCGCGGCGCTGAATATGTCGTCGACTTCCTGCCCAAGGTAAAGATCGACGTCGCCATTGCTGACGATCAGCTGGACCGCGTCATCGAAGCCATCACCAAGGCTGCCAACACCGGCAAGATCGGTGATGGCAAGATTTTCGTCGTAAACCTGGAACAGGCGATCCGCATCCGTACCGGCGAAACCGATACCGACGCGATCTAAAGCTCCGCCCCCACCCCCAAATCGTCCCAGGAGTTAAATCATGACTCTGCGAAAAATCGCAGGGCTTGGAGCCCTTTCGTCCCTGTTTTTCCCAAGCCTGGTCATGGCTCAGGAAAAAACGCTGAATTCCGGTGATACGGCCTGGATGCTGACCGCCACCGCCCTGGTGCTGTTCATGACCATTCCAGGCCTGGCGCTGTTCTACGCCGGCATGGTGCGTTCCAAGAACGTCCTGTCGGTGATGATGCAGTGCTTCGCCATCACCGCGCTGATGAGCCTGCTGTGGTTCGCCTACGGTTACAGCCTGGCGTTCGACACCACCGGGATGGAAGCCGGTGTCACCAACTTCAGCTCCTTCGTGGGCGGCCTGGGCAACATGTTCCTCGGCAACCTGACCAAGGAATCGCTCACCGCGGCCTTCCCGGAAAGCGTATTCATCACCTTCCAGATGACCTTCGCCATCATCACTCCGGCGCTGATCGTCGGTGCCTTCGCCGAGCGCATGAAGTTCTCTGCGATGCTGGTGTTCATGACCGTCTGGTTCACCCTTGTCTACGCGCCGATCGCGCACATGGTCTGGGGCGGCGACGGTGCCCTGATGTGGGACTGGGGCGTGCTCGACTTCGCTGGCGGCACCGTGGTGCACATCAACGCCGGTATCGCTGGCCTGGTGGCGTGCATCGTGCTCGGCAAGCGCAAGGGTTACCCGAGCGTGGCCATGGCGCCGCACAACCTGGGCTACACCCTGATCGGCGCAGCGATGCTGTGGGTCGGCTGGTTCGGCTTCAACGCCGGCTCCGCTGCCGCCGCCGACCAGACCGCTGGCATGGCCATGCTGGTCACCCAGATCGCCACCGCCGCCGCTGCGCTGGGCTGGATGTTCGCCGAGTGGATCACCCACGGCAAACCCAGCGCACTGGGCATCGCCTCGGGCGTGGTCGCCGGCCTGATCGGCATCACCCCGGCGGCCGGTACCGTCGGCCCGATGGGCGCGATGATCATCGGCCTGTCGGCCGGCGTGATCTGCTTCTTCTGCGCCACCAGCCTCAAGCGCAAGCTGGGCTACGACGACTCCCTGGACGTGTTCGGCGTGCACGGCGTGGGCGGCATCGTCGGCGCGCTGCTGACCGGTATCTTCGCTGCACCGGCCCTGGGCGGCTTCGGTGAGGTCGAGAACATCGGCCTGCAACTGTGGATCCAGTTCAAGGGCGTGGCCGTCACCGTGATCTACACCGGTATCGTCACCTTCGTGATCCTCAAGGTCATCGATGCCGTGATGGGCCTGCGGGTCAGCGACGAGGACGAGTCGGTCGGCCTCGACCTGGCTCAGCACAACGAGCGCGGCTACATCCTGTAAGTACCAGCGGCCCGCTTTCTGTGGCGGGCCGACAGCACACGGAGTGCGCCCGGAGCCAACCCGGGCGCCTCGACCGCACAGCGCACGCCCGTGCGCAACGGCCAGAGGTGATAAAAAATGGACAACACAGCACTGACTGCTCTGCAGTATGGTTTCGATACCTTCTACTTCCTGATCTGTGGCGCCCTCGTCATGTGGATGGCCGCCGGCTTCGCCATGCTCGAAGCAGGCCTGGTACGAGCCAAGAACACCACCGAGATCCTCACCAAGAACGTAGCGCTGTTCGCCATCGCCTGCATCATGTACCTGCTGATCGGCTACTACATCATGTACTCCAGCCCCGAGGGCGGCATCCTGCCGAGCTTCGGTTTTCTGATCGGTGACGAGAACAGCGTCGAGTCGGTACTGGCCGGTGGCGAAGATGCCCCGTACTACGCCGCCCGCTCGGACTTCTTCTTCCAGATCGTGTTCGCCGCCACCTGCATGTCGATCGTTTCCGGCGCGGTGGCCGAGCGCATGAAACTCTGGTCGTTCATCGCCTTCGCGGTGGTGATGACCGCGGTGATCTACCCGGTGCAGGGCTTCTGGAAATGGGGCGGCGGTTTCCTCGACGCTGCCGGTTTCCTCGATTTCGCCGGCTCCAGTGTGGTGCACATGGCTGGCGCCGCTGCAGCCTTGGCCGGGGTGATCCTGCTCGGTGCGCGCAAGGGCAAGTACGGCGCCAATGGCCAGGTGAACGCCATTCCGGGCGCCAACCTGCCGCTGGCGACCCTGGGCATGTTCATCCTGTGGATGGGCTGGTTCGGCTTCAACGGTGGCTCGCAGCTGAAGATGAGCACCATCGAAGACGCCAACGCCGTGGCCCAGGTGTTCGTCAACACCAACATGGCCGCCGCTGGCGGTCTGATCGCCGCGCTGATCGTCGCGCGCATCCTGTTCGGCAAGGCCGACCTGACCATGGCCATCAACGGTGCGCTGGCGGGTCTGGTGTCGATCACCGCCGAGCCGCTGACCCCGACCGCGCTGCAGGCCACCCTGATCGGCGGCGTGGGCGGCGTGCTGGTGGTGTTCGCCATCCTCGGCTTCGACAAGATCAAGGTCGACGACCCGGTGGGTGCCATCTCCGTGCATGGTGCGGCGGGCATCTGGGGCACCCTGGCGGTCTGCCTGACCAACCCGGAATCCAGCCTGGGCGCTCAGCTGCTGGGCATCGCCTGCATCTTCGCCTGGGTGTTCATCGCCAGCTTGATCGTCTGGAGCATCATCAAGGCGGTCGTCGGCCTGCGGGTGTCCGAGGAAGAAGAGTACGACGGCGTCGACCTGGTCGAGTGCGGGATGGAAGCCTACCCCGAGTTCACCGGCAAGAAATGATGGGTGAGGCGCATGGCGCCGACCATCATCAGTAAAAATGATGGTCCACACCGGCAAAAGGGCGCTCAGGCGCCCTTTGCTTTTTTGTCGGGCACGCTAGAATGCGCGCGTTGAAAAACGAGGCGACGAGCATGTGGCAGCAACGGCTGATCACCTTGCGCCCACGGGCGCGAGGCTTTCATCTGGTGACCGATGAATTGCTGGATGCATTACCGGAACTGCCGAGCTACAGGGTGGGTCTGTTACACCTGT harbors:
- the glnK gene encoding P-II family nitrogen regulator, translating into MKLVTAIIKPFKLDDVRESLSEIGVQGITVTEVKGFGRQKGHTELYRGAEYVVDFLPKVKIDVAIADDQLDRVIEAITKAANTGKIGDGKIFVVNLEQAIRIRTGETDTDAI
- a CDS encoding ammonium transporter; amino-acid sequence: MTLRKIAGLGALSSLFFPSLVMAQEKTLNSGDTAWMLTATALVLFMTIPGLALFYAGMVRSKNVLSVMMQCFAITALMSLLWFAYGYSLAFDTTGMEAGVTNFSSFVGGLGNMFLGNLTKESLTAAFPESVFITFQMTFAIITPALIVGAFAERMKFSAMLVFMTVWFTLVYAPIAHMVWGGDGALMWDWGVLDFAGGTVVHINAGIAGLVACIVLGKRKGYPSVAMAPHNLGYTLIGAAMLWVGWFGFNAGSAAAADQTAGMAMLVTQIATAAAALGWMFAEWITHGKPSALGIASGVVAGLIGITPAAGTVGPMGAMIIGLSAGVICFFCATSLKRKLGYDDSLDVFGVHGVGGIVGALLTGIFAAPALGGFGEVENIGLQLWIQFKGVAVTVIYTGIVTFVILKVIDAVMGLRVSDEDESVGLDLAQHNERGYIL
- a CDS encoding ammonium transporter; its protein translation is MDNTALTALQYGFDTFYFLICGALVMWMAAGFAMLEAGLVRAKNTTEILTKNVALFAIACIMYLLIGYYIMYSSPEGGILPSFGFLIGDENSVESVLAGGEDAPYYAARSDFFFQIVFAATCMSIVSGAVAERMKLWSFIAFAVVMTAVIYPVQGFWKWGGGFLDAAGFLDFAGSSVVHMAGAAAALAGVILLGARKGKYGANGQVNAIPGANLPLATLGMFILWMGWFGFNGGSQLKMSTIEDANAVAQVFVNTNMAAAGGLIAALIVARILFGKADLTMAINGALAGLVSITAEPLTPTALQATLIGGVGGVLVVFAILGFDKIKVDDPVGAISVHGAAGIWGTLAVCLTNPESSLGAQLLGIACIFAWVFIASLIVWSIIKAVVGLRVSEEEEYDGVDLVECGMEAYPEFTGKK